A genomic stretch from Pyxidicoccus xibeiensis includes:
- a CDS encoding amino acid permease, with protein MANTPDRERQLEEDAAQLQRLGYAQQLLRDMGGFSNFAVSFSIISILTGAVTLYGHGLRFGGPFVMGVGWPLVALLTLAVAASLAQLASSFPTAGALYHWSAMLGGPRVGFFTAWLNTVGQFAITAGIDYGLAEFLADMLGLPRERGAVLPLYAAILVSHAVLNHVGVRVVAWLNDFSAWYHLAGVAVLIGALVALAPMKEPAFLLTRFSSENPWYLYGFLIGLLQAQWTFTGYDASAHISEETRDPTRNAPWGIFLSVAVSAVVGYVLLGAVTLAIQDLPAAAAAPNPFLYVLTTALGPTVGGALVWVAICAMWFCGLSSVTSNSRMLFAFARDNGLPGSRWLKHVSPRFKTPSVAVWVSVAAALVVALWAEAYAAMVALSTLALYASYALPIWVGWRARRSGTWSHRGPWDLGRASPFINGVALVWCAAIMVLFVLPPNQLAGYTFAGALVLLALYWLLAQRHTFTGPKVTLLRGPDPLATSEARSSPSSG; from the coding sequence ATGGCCAACACTCCGGACCGTGAGCGCCAGCTCGAGGAGGACGCCGCCCAGCTCCAGCGGCTGGGGTACGCGCAGCAGCTGCTGCGCGACATGGGCGGCTTCTCCAACTTCGCCGTCTCCTTCTCCATCATCTCCATCCTCACCGGAGCGGTGACGCTGTATGGCCACGGGCTGCGCTTCGGCGGACCCTTCGTCATGGGGGTGGGCTGGCCGCTGGTGGCGCTGTTGACGCTGGCGGTGGCGGCGAGCCTCGCGCAGCTCGCCTCGTCCTTCCCCACGGCCGGCGCGCTCTACCACTGGTCGGCGATGCTCGGCGGGCCGCGGGTGGGCTTCTTCACCGCGTGGCTCAACACCGTGGGGCAGTTCGCGATTACGGCGGGCATCGACTACGGCCTGGCGGAGTTCCTCGCGGACATGCTGGGCCTGCCTCGCGAGCGCGGCGCCGTGCTGCCGCTCTACGCCGCCATCCTCGTGTCCCACGCGGTGCTCAACCACGTGGGCGTGCGGGTGGTGGCCTGGCTCAACGACTTCTCCGCCTGGTACCATCTGGCCGGCGTGGCGGTGCTCATCGGCGCGCTGGTGGCCCTGGCGCCGATGAAGGAGCCGGCGTTCCTCCTCACGCGCTTCAGCAGCGAGAACCCCTGGTACCTGTACGGCTTCCTCATCGGCCTGCTCCAGGCGCAGTGGACCTTCACGGGCTACGACGCCAGCGCCCACATCTCCGAGGAGACGAGAGACCCGACGCGCAACGCGCCCTGGGGCATCTTCCTGTCCGTGGCCGTCAGCGCCGTGGTGGGGTACGTGCTGCTGGGCGCGGTGACGCTGGCGATCCAGGACCTGCCGGCCGCGGCGGCGGCCCCCAACCCGTTCCTGTACGTGCTGACGACGGCGCTGGGCCCGACGGTGGGTGGCGCGCTGGTGTGGGTGGCCATCTGTGCCATGTGGTTCTGCGGGCTGTCGTCGGTGACGTCCAACTCGCGCATGCTGTTCGCCTTCGCGCGGGACAACGGGCTGCCGGGCTCGCGGTGGTTGAAGCACGTGTCCCCGCGCTTCAAGACGCCGTCCGTGGCGGTATGGGTGTCCGTGGCGGCGGCGCTGGTGGTGGCGCTCTGGGCCGAGGCGTACGCGGCCATGGTGGCGCTGAGCACGCTGGCGCTCTACGCGTCGTATGCGCTGCCCATCTGGGTGGGGTGGCGGGCACGGCGCTCGGGGACGTGGTCGCACCGGGGGCCGTGGGACCTGGGCCGCGCGTCGCCCTTCATCAACGGGGTGGCGCTGGTCTGGTGCGCGGCCATCATGGTGCTCTTCGTGCTGCCGCCCAACCAGCTCGCCGGCTACACGTTCGCCGGCGCGCTGGTGCTGCTGGCCCTCTACTGGCTGCTGGCGCAGCGGCACACCTTCACGGGGCCCAAGGTGACGCTGCTGCGGGGGCCGGACCCGCTGGCTACTTCGGAAGCGCGGTCTTCCCCATCTTCAGGATGA
- a CDS encoding EVE domain-containing protein codes for MAKPQYWLIKSEPSVYPYTQLEKDGKTEWTGVRNYEARNNLRAMKPGDLCLYYHSNEGKAVVAVAKVLTPPGPDSTAPDEDWAAVHVGPFLPLKQPVELATIKDTEALKDMQLITRSRISVVPVTAPHFKLILKMGKTALPK; via the coding sequence ATGGCGAAACCCCAGTACTGGCTCATCAAGAGCGAGCCCTCCGTCTACCCGTACACGCAGCTCGAGAAGGACGGGAAGACGGAGTGGACCGGCGTGCGCAACTACGAGGCGCGCAACAACCTCCGGGCGATGAAGCCCGGCGACCTGTGCCTCTACTACCACTCCAACGAGGGCAAGGCCGTGGTGGCCGTGGCGAAGGTCCTCACCCCACCCGGCCCGGACTCCACCGCGCCCGACGAGGACTGGGCCGCGGTGCACGTGGGCCCCTTCCTCCCGCTGAAGCAGCCGGTAGAGCTGGCCACCATCAAGGACACCGAGGCGCTGAAGGACATGCAGCTCATCACCCGCAGCCGCATCAGCGTGGTGCCCGTCACCGCGCCCCACTTCAAGCTCATCCTGAAGATGGGGAAGACCGCGCTTCCGAAGTAG
- a CDS encoding SDR family NAD(P)-dependent oxidoreductase, which yields MDLELKDKVALVSGSTAGIGLAIAEALAREGAEVIVNGRTQERVDAALKELRGKQPGAKLRGVAGDLGTLEGVNRMLKAVPRVDILVNNLGTFEPRPFEDITDEQWFNIFEVNVMSGVRLSRHYLKGMREKNWGRVLFISSESGLQIPVEMVHYGVTKTAQIALARGIAEGTAGTGITVNSILPGPTRSEGVEGFLENLARQQGVDVATVERDFFKNARPSSLLQRFETVEEIASLVAFVCSPKASGISGAALRVDGGVVRAIA from the coding sequence ATGGACCTGGAACTGAAGGACAAGGTTGCGCTGGTGAGTGGCTCCACGGCGGGCATCGGCCTGGCCATCGCGGAGGCGCTGGCCCGCGAGGGCGCGGAGGTCATCGTCAACGGGCGCACGCAGGAGCGCGTGGACGCGGCGCTGAAGGAGCTCCGGGGGAAGCAGCCGGGGGCGAAGCTGCGCGGCGTGGCCGGTGATCTGGGGACGCTGGAAGGCGTCAACCGGATGCTGAAGGCGGTGCCCCGCGTGGACATCCTGGTGAACAACCTGGGCACCTTCGAGCCCCGCCCCTTCGAGGACATCACCGACGAGCAGTGGTTCAACATCTTCGAGGTGAACGTGATGAGCGGCGTGCGTCTCAGCCGCCACTACCTCAAGGGCATGCGCGAGAAGAACTGGGGCCGCGTCCTCTTCATCTCCAGCGAGTCCGGCCTCCAGATTCCGGTGGAGATGGTCCACTACGGCGTCACCAAGACGGCGCAGATTGCCCTGGCCCGAGGCATCGCCGAGGGCACCGCCGGTACCGGCATCACCGTGAACTCCATCCTCCCCGGGCCCACGCGCTCTGAAGGGGTGGAGGGGTTCCTCGAGAACCTGGCGCGCCAGCAGGGCGTGGACGTGGCCACCGTGGAGCGCGACTTCTTCAAGAACGCGCGGCCGTCCTCGCTGCTCCAGCGCTTCGAGACGGTGGAGGAGATTGCCTCCCTGGTCGCCTTCGTCTGCAGCCCGAAGGCCTCGGGCATCAGCGGTGCGGCCCTGCGCGTGGACGGCGGCGTGGTGCGCGCCATCGCCTGA
- a CDS encoding bifunctional chorismate mutase/prephenate dehydratase, whose product MTTIPDLEAVRIAIESIDEEILDALRRRMDLADDVARAKLAAAAPFRDQRREDLLLRRIRTRAAEHGLDPHEVERIWRLFIDMSVARQQALVQRQDTTPLRVAYPGVEGSYSHLAARRRYGNRPGGVLLTGFDHAREAMDALRRGEQDLVLLPIENTTAGSMNETYDLLAEGGVVITAELVSQVDHRLLGLPGAKLEGLREVLSHPQALAQCETFLRAKVPWARMVPDVDTGGAAQKVRERNDPAVAAIASETAAQRFGLEVLARDLQPASDYTRFVEVGREPTPLAPGVPCKTSLLVVLEHKPGTLGEMLQRLILRGVNLSKLESRPIPGQPWQYRFYLDVEGHAASAAVTAALDDIRPLTSSLRVLGTYASAEGAHG is encoded by the coding sequence ATGACGACCATCCCCGACCTGGAGGCAGTGCGCATCGCCATCGAGAGCATCGACGAGGAGATCCTCGATGCCCTCCGCCGCCGCATGGACCTGGCGGACGACGTGGCGCGGGCGAAGCTGGCCGCGGCGGCGCCCTTTCGGGACCAGCGCCGTGAGGACCTGCTCCTGCGCCGCATCCGCACCCGGGCCGCGGAGCATGGGTTGGATCCGCACGAGGTGGAGCGCATCTGGCGCCTCTTCATCGACATGTCGGTGGCGCGGCAGCAGGCCCTGGTGCAGCGGCAGGACACCACGCCCCTGCGCGTGGCGTACCCGGGCGTCGAGGGCTCCTACAGCCACCTGGCCGCGCGCCGCCGCTACGGCAACCGCCCCGGGGGCGTGCTGCTCACCGGCTTCGACCATGCCCGCGAGGCGATGGACGCCCTGCGCCGGGGCGAGCAGGACCTGGTGCTGCTGCCAATCGAGAACACCACCGCTGGCAGCATGAACGAGACGTACGACCTGCTCGCCGAGGGCGGCGTGGTCATCACCGCGGAGCTGGTGAGCCAGGTGGACCACCGGCTGCTGGGGCTGCCGGGCGCGAAGCTGGAGGGGCTGCGCGAGGTGCTCTCCCACCCGCAGGCGCTGGCCCAGTGCGAGACGTTCCTCCGCGCGAAGGTGCCGTGGGCGCGCATGGTGCCGGACGTGGACACCGGCGGCGCGGCGCAGAAGGTGCGCGAGCGGAACGACCCGGCGGTGGCGGCCATCGCCAGCGAGACGGCGGCGCAGCGCTTCGGCCTGGAGGTGCTCGCCCGCGACCTGCAGCCCGCGTCGGACTACACGCGCTTCGTGGAGGTGGGCCGCGAGCCCACGCCGCTGGCGCCGGGCGTGCCGTGCAAGACGTCGCTGCTGGTGGTGCTGGAGCACAAGCCGGGGACGCTGGGTGAGATGCTCCAGCGGCTCATCCTGCGCGGGGTGAACCTGAGCAAGCTGGAGTCGCGGCCCATCCCCGGGCAGCCGTGGCAGTACCGCTTCTACCTGGACGTGGAGGGCCACGCGGCCTCCGCGGCGGTGACGGCGGCGCTGGACGACATCCGGCCGCTGACCTCGTCGCTGCGCGTGCTGGGCACGTACGCGAGCGCGGAGGGGGCCCATGGCTGA
- a CDS encoding periplasmic heavy metal sensor: MKTRFQRLLSTTVAALLLTTPALAQEDEEGNVLIHSNGPVISATRSGQPMMMRVGPLPAPTNGIPPHLVEKLGIPRDVAQRAQDLSFESNEALIPLEADLKRAQLRLERLLSAPSPDESGILKQVEEVGRAETAVRRNRVGLMVQIKKLLGPDLWQKLEAEMGPMHFEKHIKIHRGLPGTAAEPARPGTPAPRKP; the protein is encoded by the coding sequence ATGAAGACCCGATTCCAGAGGCTGTTGAGCACCACCGTGGCCGCGCTGCTGCTGACCACCCCCGCGCTGGCCCAGGAGGACGAGGAGGGCAACGTCCTCATCCACTCCAACGGGCCCGTCATCTCGGCGACGCGCTCGGGCCAGCCGATGATGATGCGCGTGGGGCCGCTGCCGGCGCCCACCAATGGCATTCCGCCGCACCTGGTGGAGAAGCTGGGCATCCCCCGCGACGTGGCGCAGCGGGCCCAGGACCTGAGCTTCGAGTCCAACGAGGCCCTCATTCCCCTGGAGGCCGACCTGAAGCGGGCGCAGCTGCGCCTGGAGCGGCTGCTGAGCGCGCCGTCACCGGACGAGAGCGGCATCCTCAAGCAGGTGGAGGAGGTGGGCCGCGCGGAGACGGCGGTGCGCCGCAACCGCGTGGGGCTGATGGTGCAGATCAAGAAGCTGCTCGGGCCGGACCTCTGGCAGAAGCTGGAGGCGGAGATGGGGCCGATGCACTTCGAGAAGCACATCAAGATCCACCGGGGCCTCCCGGGCACCGCCGCCGAGCCGGCGCGCCCTGGCACCCCGGCGCCCCGTAAGCCGTAG
- a CDS encoding RNA polymerase sigma factor: MKGTAILDEPRSPPRATAALDFDVLLEAEQGGLLRLARRLVWDGEEARDLVQATLADAYEKRHTLRDATAAPAWLRSILVSRAMSHLRRRRVWNVVREALDFGPAPVPSPEEHFVGAERWLGFGRALRALPTQQATAFTLRYLEGLELDAIAEAMRIGRGTVRIHLYRALKKLKAADALEGDTP, from the coding sequence GTGAAGGGCACCGCCATCCTGGACGAGCCTCGAAGCCCGCCGCGAGCCACGGCCGCGCTGGATTTCGACGTGCTCCTGGAGGCGGAGCAGGGTGGGCTGCTGCGGCTCGCCCGGCGGCTGGTCTGGGACGGCGAGGAGGCGAGGGACCTGGTGCAGGCCACCCTCGCGGATGCGTACGAGAAGCGACACACGCTGAGGGACGCCACCGCGGCGCCCGCGTGGCTGCGCAGCATCCTGGTGTCCCGCGCCATGAGCCACCTTCGCCGGCGGCGTGTCTGGAACGTGGTGCGCGAGGCGCTGGACTTCGGCCCCGCGCCGGTGCCCTCTCCGGAGGAGCACTTCGTCGGCGCCGAGCGCTGGCTCGGCTTCGGCCGCGCGCTGCGGGCGCTCCCGACGCAGCAGGCCACCGCCTTCACCCTCCGCTACCTGGAGGGCCTCGAGCTGGACGCCATCGCCGAGGCCATGCGCATCGGCCGCGGCACCGTCCGCATCCACCTCTACCGCGCCCTCAAGAAGCTCAAGGCCGCTGACGCCCTGGAAGGAGACACCCCATGA
- a CDS encoding amylo-alpha-1,6-glucosidase, with translation MIPVHPSPALPRLDVERPAGTDFTTDLAHEWLVTNGRGGYASGTVVGCNTRRYHGLFIPSLEKRGRTVLLARLEEQALVEGRPYRLDAEERADGTTDESGARHLRGFHLDGLVPVWEYQLGPARLRRKLVMVHGENTVFIAWEHVSGPEVSLRLRPFPVDRPHDKPIPQRQGEPTVFLRGRHVELCADDGAPPLRMRVYGAGPTPFVSLPMTSPAQLYRVEKARGYEHTEVQQSPGYFECTLPPGGTLALGATTEGWACLEREPTEVFALELERERRLISRAPEEARTGVPARLVLAADQFIIDPTRPADDAWARSMGQDARSVIAGYHWFTDWGRDTMISLDGLTLATGRYREAAAILRTFQHYVRDGLIPNYFPDGESEGVYHTADATLWFFHGVDRYLDCTKDEELLRDLFPTLRAIVEHHQKGTRFHIGVDPADGLLRQGAEGYQLTWMDAKVDGWVVTPRRGKAVEINALWFNALRLMATWAERLGQDARPYLAAAEKAYGSFNRRFWNEKLQCLFDVVDGEQLKEDPAIRPNQVFAISLKHPVLHRDRWEPVLEVVRRELVTPVGLRSLAAGHADYKANYDGDLRARDAAYHQGTVWGWLIGHYVDATLKVNPDLAAARALLRGLEEHLLHTGIGQISEIFDATEPYRPRGCIAQAWSVAEALRVFMKTHVTT, from the coding sequence GTGATTCCGGTCCATCCCTCCCCCGCCCTGCCCCGCCTCGACGTCGAGAGGCCCGCTGGCACGGACTTCACCACGGACCTCGCCCACGAGTGGCTGGTCACCAACGGCCGCGGCGGCTACGCGTCCGGCACGGTGGTGGGCTGCAACACGCGCCGCTACCACGGCCTCTTCATCCCCAGCCTGGAGAAGCGCGGCCGCACGGTGCTGCTGGCGCGGCTGGAGGAGCAGGCGCTGGTAGAGGGCAGGCCTTACCGGCTGGACGCCGAGGAGCGCGCGGACGGCACCACGGACGAGTCGGGCGCGCGGCACCTGCGAGGCTTCCACCTGGACGGCCTGGTGCCCGTCTGGGAGTACCAGCTGGGCCCGGCGCGGCTGCGGCGCAAGCTGGTGATGGTGCACGGGGAGAACACCGTCTTCATCGCCTGGGAGCACGTGTCCGGGCCCGAAGTCAGCCTGCGGCTGCGCCCCTTCCCGGTGGACCGCCCGCACGACAAGCCCATCCCCCAGCGCCAGGGCGAGCCCACCGTCTTCCTGCGAGGCCGGCACGTCGAGCTGTGCGCCGATGACGGCGCTCCGCCCCTGCGCATGCGGGTGTATGGCGCCGGCCCCACGCCCTTCGTGAGCCTGCCCATGACGTCCCCCGCGCAGCTGTACCGGGTGGAGAAGGCACGGGGCTACGAGCACACGGAGGTGCAGCAGTCCCCGGGCTACTTCGAGTGCACGCTGCCCCCGGGAGGCACGCTCGCGCTGGGCGCCACCACGGAGGGCTGGGCGTGCCTGGAGCGGGAGCCGACGGAGGTCTTCGCACTGGAGCTGGAGCGCGAGCGGCGGCTCATCTCCCGCGCGCCCGAGGAGGCCCGCACGGGCGTGCCCGCCCGGCTGGTGCTGGCGGCGGACCAGTTCATCATCGACCCGACGCGCCCCGCGGACGACGCCTGGGCGCGCTCCATGGGCCAGGACGCGCGCAGCGTCATCGCCGGCTACCACTGGTTCACGGACTGGGGCCGGGACACGATGATTTCGCTGGATGGCCTGACGCTGGCCACCGGGCGCTACCGCGAGGCGGCGGCAATCCTGCGCACCTTCCAGCACTACGTGCGCGACGGCCTCATCCCCAACTACTTCCCCGACGGGGAGAGCGAGGGCGTCTACCACACGGCCGACGCGACGCTCTGGTTCTTCCACGGCGTGGACCGCTACCTGGACTGCACGAAGGACGAGGAGCTGCTGCGAGACCTCTTCCCCACGCTTAGGGCCATCGTGGAGCACCACCAGAAGGGCACGCGCTTCCACATCGGCGTGGACCCGGCGGACGGACTCTTGCGTCAGGGCGCGGAGGGCTACCAGCTCACCTGGATGGACGCGAAGGTGGACGGCTGGGTGGTGACGCCGCGGCGGGGCAAGGCGGTGGAGATCAACGCCCTGTGGTTCAACGCCCTGCGGCTGATGGCCACCTGGGCGGAGCGGCTGGGGCAGGACGCGAGGCCGTACCTGGCGGCGGCGGAGAAGGCCTACGGCAGCTTCAACCGGCGCTTCTGGAACGAGAAGCTGCAGTGCCTCTTCGACGTGGTGGACGGGGAGCAGCTGAAGGAGGACCCGGCCATCCGTCCCAACCAGGTGTTCGCCATCTCACTGAAGCACCCGGTGCTGCACCGCGACCGCTGGGAGCCCGTGCTGGAGGTGGTGCGGCGCGAGCTGGTGACGCCGGTGGGCCTGCGCAGCCTGGCGGCGGGGCACGCGGACTACAAGGCGAACTACGACGGCGACCTGCGCGCGCGGGACGCGGCGTACCACCAGGGCACGGTGTGGGGGTGGCTCATCGGCCACTACGTGGACGCGACGCTGAAGGTGAACCCGGACCTGGCGGCGGCGCGCGCGCTGCTGCGCGGGCTGGAGGAGCACCTGCTCCACACGGGCATCGGGCAGATCAGCGAAATCTTCGACGCCACCGAGCCCTACCGCCCGCGCGGCTGCATCGCCCAGGCGTGGAGCGTGGCCGAGGCGCTGCGCGTGTTCATGAAGACGCACGTGACGACCTGA
- a CDS encoding polysaccharide biosynthesis/export family protein, producing MGKTSAGFWTVLGVVLLAGCAHQPQVKVDNSDQPYRIGREDVLDIAVWRDAELSRTIPVRPDGFISMPMVGEVQAAGKTPTELAEQLKQGFQAYVQEPRVTVIVREVNSSRVFVTGEVANPGAYPLRGRVSLLQAIALAGGFTDFANSDGIVVIRTDSKGGQIPVRYSDLISPDGGQELILRPGDTIVVP from the coding sequence ATGGGCAAGACGAGCGCGGGGTTCTGGACGGTGTTGGGCGTGGTGCTCCTGGCGGGGTGTGCCCACCAGCCGCAGGTGAAGGTGGACAACTCGGACCAGCCCTACCGGATTGGTCGTGAGGATGTGCTGGACATCGCGGTGTGGCGTGACGCGGAGCTGTCGCGCACCATCCCCGTCCGGCCGGATGGCTTCATCTCCATGCCGATGGTGGGCGAGGTGCAGGCCGCGGGCAAGACGCCCACGGAGCTGGCGGAGCAGCTGAAGCAGGGTTTCCAGGCGTATGTGCAGGAGCCCCGCGTGACGGTGATTGTCCGCGAGGTGAACAGCAGCCGGGTGTTCGTCACCGGCGAGGTGGCCAACCCGGGCGCCTATCCGCTGCGCGGCCGCGTGTCGCTGCTGCAGGCGATTGCCCTGGCGGGCGGCTTCACGGACTTCGCCAACTCGGACGGCATCGTGGTCATCCGCACCGACTCCAAGGGCGGGCAGATTCCGGTGCGCTACAGCGACCTCATCTCTCCGGACGGGGGACAGGAGCTCATCCTCCGGCCGGGTGACACCATCGTCGTGCCGTGA
- the treZ gene encoding malto-oligosyltrehalose trehalohydrolase, producing the protein MRPTAFQLNLGARTLGDGRTHFRVWAPSRRMVDVCHLEAGQARYLPLQRTERGYFQGTHPVPAGALYKYRLDGEECLPDPCSRFQPEGPHGPSQVVDPHRYAWSDAGWRGVTLKGQVLYELHLGTFTPEGTCASAAAKLPLLKELGITTVELMPLHTYPGRYNWGYDGVTLFAPCAVYGDPDDLRRLVDEAHRLGLGIIVDVVYNHLGPDGNYLARFSPGYFNPKYPNEWGEPTNFDDGDAAGPSRDFFIQNACYWLTEYHFDGLRLDATQSLYDASSRHIVTELVAHARAATRGRDILLIAENEPQDVKVVTPPEAGGHGADAVWVDDFHHSARVAAVGRSEAYLMDYRGTAQELLSCALRNSLYQGQYYGWQKKRRGSPLLRTPAEHVVFYLQNHDQLANTLRGERLHVLTGAPRMRALTTFFLLLPQTPMLFMGQEFFASSPFLYFVDHQPELQGLVQQGRDGFLSQFASARHALEAEGFHMPIGEEAFRRSKLDWSERARHPGALALHQDLLRLRREDPVFAAQDRSRIDGAVLGPGALLLRYLGSEQEGDRLLLLNLGTGLDYEPCPEPLVAPPGGRNWRVLLSSDQVRYGGMGTAPVPEDGRLHLPGQTALVLTSTEEKKA; encoded by the coding sequence TTGCGGCCTACCGCCTTTCAACTCAACCTGGGCGCGAGGACGCTGGGAGACGGGCGCACCCACTTCCGCGTGTGGGCGCCGAGCCGCCGCATGGTGGACGTCTGCCACCTCGAGGCAGGCCAGGCACGATACCTGCCCCTGCAGCGCACGGAGCGTGGCTACTTCCAGGGCACGCACCCGGTGCCCGCCGGAGCGCTCTACAAGTACCGGCTGGACGGCGAGGAATGCCTGCCGGACCCGTGCTCGCGCTTCCAGCCGGAGGGGCCTCACGGGCCCTCGCAGGTGGTGGACCCGCACCGCTACGCGTGGAGCGACGCCGGCTGGCGCGGCGTCACGCTGAAGGGGCAGGTCCTCTATGAGCTGCACCTGGGCACCTTCACGCCGGAGGGCACCTGCGCCAGCGCCGCCGCCAAGCTGCCGCTCCTGAAGGAGCTGGGCATCACCACCGTGGAGCTGATGCCGCTGCACACGTACCCGGGCCGCTACAACTGGGGCTACGACGGGGTGACGCTCTTCGCGCCGTGTGCCGTGTATGGAGACCCGGATGACCTGCGCCGCCTGGTGGACGAGGCGCACCGGCTCGGGCTCGGCATCATCGTGGACGTCGTCTACAACCACCTCGGTCCGGACGGGAACTACCTCGCGCGCTTCTCGCCCGGGTACTTCAACCCGAAGTACCCCAATGAATGGGGCGAGCCCACCAACTTCGACGACGGCGACGCCGCGGGGCCCTCGCGAGACTTCTTCATCCAGAACGCCTGCTACTGGCTCACCGAGTACCACTTCGACGGCCTGCGCCTGGACGCCACCCAGAGCCTCTACGACGCGTCCTCCCGCCACATCGTCACCGAGCTGGTGGCGCACGCGCGCGCCGCCACACGGGGCCGCGACATCCTCCTCATCGCGGAGAACGAGCCGCAGGACGTGAAGGTCGTCACGCCCCCGGAGGCCGGAGGCCACGGGGCGGACGCCGTCTGGGTGGATGACTTCCACCACTCCGCGCGGGTGGCGGCGGTGGGCCGCTCCGAGGCCTACCTCATGGACTACCGGGGCACCGCGCAGGAGCTGCTGTCGTGCGCGCTGCGCAACTCGCTCTACCAGGGCCAGTACTACGGCTGGCAGAAGAAGCGCCGGGGCTCGCCCCTGCTGCGCACGCCCGCCGAGCACGTCGTCTTCTACCTCCAGAACCACGACCAGCTCGCCAACACGCTGCGCGGCGAGCGGCTGCACGTGCTGACGGGCGCGCCTCGCATGCGGGCGCTGACGACGTTCTTCCTGCTGCTGCCGCAGACGCCCATGCTCTTCATGGGCCAGGAGTTCTTCGCCTCCTCGCCCTTCCTCTACTTCGTGGACCACCAGCCGGAGCTGCAGGGGCTCGTGCAGCAGGGCCGCGACGGCTTCCTCTCCCAGTTCGCCAGCGCCCGGCACGCCCTGGAGGCGGAGGGCTTCCACATGCCCATCGGCGAGGAGGCCTTCCGCCGCTCCAAGCTGGACTGGAGCGAGCGCGCGCGGCACCCGGGCGCGCTGGCACTGCACCAGGACCTGCTGCGGCTGCGGCGGGAGGACCCGGTGTTCGCCGCGCAGGACCGCTCCCGAATCGACGGGGCGGTGCTGGGCCCGGGCGCGCTGCTGCTGCGGTACCTCGGAAGCGAGCAGGAGGGCGACCGCCTGCTCCTCCTCAACCTGGGCACGGGACTGGATTACGAGCCGTGTCCGGAGCCGCTGGTGGCGCCGCCCGGGGGAAGGAACTGGCGCGTCCTGCTGTCCAGTGACCAGGTCCGCTACGGCGGGATGGGAACCGCACCGGTTCCCGAGGACGGGCGCCTGCACCTGCCCGGACAGACTGCGTTGGTGCTGACGAGCACCGAGGAGAAGAAGGCGTGA
- a CDS encoding GNAT family N-acetyltransferase produces the protein MSVSEIRRIPAAATRGLRQAVLRPNQPPQTVVYPGDDDADTLHLGVYAVGGRLVGVASLYREPPPDSLRTTTAWRLRGMAVDKSLQGHGYGAALLRACLEHATVQGGTQVWCNARTTASGFYRSLGFSQKGDTFELPGIGPHHFMWRGLEASR, from the coding sequence GTGAGTGTTTCTGAAATCCGCCGGATTCCCGCCGCCGCGACTCGCGGTCTTCGCCAGGCCGTCCTCCGCCCGAACCAGCCCCCGCAGACGGTCGTCTATCCGGGAGATGACGATGCGGACACCCTCCACCTGGGCGTCTACGCGGTGGGGGGCCGCCTCGTCGGGGTGGCCTCGCTCTACCGGGAGCCGCCCCCGGACTCCCTGAGGACCACCACGGCCTGGCGCCTGCGGGGCATGGCCGTGGACAAGTCGCTCCAGGGCCACGGGTACGGGGCCGCCCTCCTCCGGGCCTGTCTGGAGCACGCCACCGTCCAGGGAGGCACCCAGGTGTGGTGCAACGCCCGGACGACGGCGTCGGGCTTCTACCGCTCGCTCGGCTTCTCCCAGAAGGGAGACACCTTCGAGCTCCCCGGCATCGGCCCCCACCACTTCATGTGGCGCGGCCTCGAGGCCTCCCGATGA